Proteins encoded in a region of the Zea mays cultivar B73 chromosome 4, Zm-B73-REFERENCE-NAM-5.0, whole genome shotgun sequence genome:
- the LOC103654685 gene encoding 40S ribosomal protein S4 isoform X1 gives MGDPLQAAVAAAHALSLLWRKPLMEVNHCVARTSRCQAVASVKYPIYDQTVYLNDYHKKMLKDQYEGLKTIEQITMDSASVETNMFKLCKVMSVQFGQKGIPYLNTYDGRTIRYPDPLIKANDTIKIDLETNKIMDFINFDVGNVVMVTGGRNTGRVGAIKNREKHKGSFETIHVLLGAFCYV, from the exons ATGGGCGACCCTCTCCAGGCCGCCGTCGCAGCCGCCCACGCGCTctccctgctatggagaaaaccgCTCATGGAGGTAAACCACTGTGTTGCGCGCACATCAAGATGTCAAGCAGTGGCTTCT GTTAAATATCCTATTTATGATCAAACAGTGTACCTTAACGATTATCATAAGAAGATGTTGAAGGATCAATATG AGGGACTGAAGACAATCGAGCAGATTACAATGGACTCAGCTTCGGTCGAGACCAATATG TTCAAGCTCTGCAAGGTGATGTCTGTTCAGTTTGGCCAAAAAGGCATCCCCTACCTGAACACCTACGACGGCCGCACCATCCGCTACCCCGACCCGCTCATCAAGGCTAACGACACCATCAAGATCGATCTGGAGACCAACAAGATCATGGACTTCATCAATTTTGATGTCGGCAATGTGGTCATGGTGACTGGCGGGAGGAACACCGGGCGTGTAGGAGCCATCAAGAACAGGGAGAAGCACAAGGGCAGCTTTGAGACCATCCACGTGCTGCTTGGAGCTTTTTGCTATGTCTAG
- the LOC103654685 gene encoding 40S ribosomal protein S4 isoform X2, which translates to MGDPLQAAVAAAHALSLLWRKPLMEVKYPIYDQTVYLNDYHKKMLKDQYEGLKTIEQITMDSASVETNMFKLCKVMSVQFGQKGIPYLNTYDGRTIRYPDPLIKANDTIKIDLETNKIMDFINFDVGNVVMVTGGRNTGRVGAIKNREKHKGSFETIHVLLGAFCYV; encoded by the exons ATGGGCGACCCTCTCCAGGCCGCCGTCGCAGCCGCCCACGCGCTctccctgctatggagaaaaccgCTCATGGAG GTTAAATATCCTATTTATGATCAAACAGTGTACCTTAACGATTATCATAAGAAGATGTTGAAGGATCAATATG AGGGACTGAAGACAATCGAGCAGATTACAATGGACTCAGCTTCGGTCGAGACCAATATG TTCAAGCTCTGCAAGGTGATGTCTGTTCAGTTTGGCCAAAAAGGCATCCCCTACCTGAACACCTACGACGGCCGCACCATCCGCTACCCCGACCCGCTCATCAAGGCTAACGACACCATCAAGATCGATCTGGAGACCAACAAGATCATGGACTTCATCAATTTTGATGTCGGCAATGTGGTCATGGTGACTGGCGGGAGGAACACCGGGCGTGTAGGAGCCATCAAGAACAGGGAGAAGCACAAGGGCAGCTTTGAGACCATCCACGTGCTGCTTGGAGCTTTTTGCTATGTCTAG